The following nucleotide sequence is from Proteus vulgaris.
AGATTTGAAGTGTGTGTTGCAGGTGTTTTTTCTGTGGCTTTTTCTGTTTGGTATCTGTTTTTTGCCAAAGGGGGAAATCTGTTTCTTTATCCGTCAGAGGTAATGAGATTTTTTTCAGGCGGATGATAGTGTGGATCAGGCTCTGGCGTTGGCCCAGCCGCCGCCAGCGGCCAAGTGTTTGGAAGGCGAGCCATCATAGAGTCAGTAGAGAGAGATACTTTTGGAAATCAATAGTATTATGATTGGTACAAATGAGTTGTAGCTCCATATTTTAAAGGGGGATTTCAGAGAAATGAAGAATAAGAAGGTAATAACTTTGATAATGGCCGCAGCCGCATCATGCTCGTCAGTCTATGCCGCGACATTACCGACCAGTGAGGTAGACGCATACATACTTGCGATGAACACCATGTCACCTATCACTGCAAAGTACACCATCCAGTACAAGCAAGCGGTTGAGCAGAAATGCAATACAGCCCTGAGCGTTGAGCAGCTCAACTCAAAGGCATTCACCAATGTTGTCCAGGCAATGGTGAGTAGTGAGACCGTCGATAGAATGGGGCTTGATGCTGCTGGTGGATCACTCCAGGATACCCTGTCTGTGATCGGCAAGAACGTCACATGCAGTGACCTGAACGCGCCATTTAAAGCACTCTTGGATGATAAGGACTTCACCAGAAAGCATCAGCACCTATCGAAGGTGCTGCATACTTGGAATGAAGTTGTTTCTCAAAGCAAACCCTGAGTAACAAAAAGGAGCCTAACTGGCTCCTTTTTTAATGGGGATGATGTTACGTTCGTGGACGTTATTTTCACTCGGGATATGTAACGTTGAAAAAGGCGTACCGACAAGAGAGTGGTCACATAGCTCTCCATAATAGATGAGCGACAAAATCTCTTGCTCGTTGATTTTTCCCACCTTAAAAAGGTAATTGATTATTGCTGTATCCAGTAGGTCGTGACACCCATTAAGCAGATCCACGATATTGGCCGCAGCTTCATTTTCCTCTCCGTCATCTCGACCGGCTAATACTGATTCAACCCAAGCCTCAAGGCTCGGATGTCCCTCAGCGAGCTCTATTTGACGGCACTCGTTCTCGATCAACCCTGTGATTGCTTCGTTGAGCGTTCCGCCATAAGTCGGCATGTTGAGAACAACTCCAAATCCGGGGATTTCTTTTTGGATTGGCTTCGCATCCTTGGGAGCTGATTTCAGCCACAGGAAAAACCAGATCCCAGAGCTTATGTCTTCCGGCTTGACCTGGTTGGCCGCAAGGAATTTGGAAACCTCGTTACAGATGATGCCATCTGGCGCTGCCATCTCGTAAATACCCGCCATCAGATCTTCAAGGCTCTTATACATATTATCTCTCGCACCTGTACATGATGTTTTCACTATCGTTGTTAAGCGTTTTTTCAGCAAGTATGTTCCAGCGAGACATCTTATACCATTCCATCCAAATCTGTAAAATTACCGTATTACCGTAATTATGATAATTGCGGTAAATAAATTTGAGTTCCTCTTGCTGTTGTTCTACTTATTAAAATGTATCTTTGAAAAAGTAGAGTTTTTGGAATAGGATAGGTGGTGCTGAATGCCCACTTTTTACAAGGAGCGCGACCAGTGATTTTTGATGTAAGAGCGACCTTTGAAGTGGCACTCCAGACGGACACCCACCTGGTACTTATCGATCTGGATCAGGGAGCATCAGTTACGAACGATGCTGATGCAGTGATCGCCTGGTTGGCCGCAAACCTCGAAGGTGGAATTGGAAAACGTAAGGTGTACTACCGGGACACCGATGGACGCTTTGATGAGCTCAAGGTTAATGCCGGTGCTTTTGCCGGATTTGCACCTTGTAGCGAAGGCCAGCAGACCACCTTGGCTGGGATGCTCGGCCAGTAACTTTGTGTGGAGAACTCGATGTTAAACAAAAACAAATTTGAGAAAGTTTTAAAGAGAATCCTCGATAAGAACTTTGAGCGCTGCTCTATTTGCAGGAAACCATTCCCTGGACCGTGCCATACTTTTGCTGGTTTGGATTCGGACAATAAAGTTCAGAACGTAGGTTCTTGCTGTCGGACCAGTATTGTGGACTTGCGGCATGGAGGTGTGTATACGACCGCTCCTGTAGATACTCAAGAGGGGCAAAGTCAGGCGCGTGAGCTACTCGCAACACATCCTTGTAAGGGGATGATGGGACATGCTTAGCAAAAAAGTCTTTTTCATTAGTCAAGCGGAGGCCGAAAGACTGGAGCCGGTTCCCGGTGCGGCCATGATCTCCATAACTGACCCAGACAAGTCCCCTGCCGCTCTCGGACAGTGGGGGCAGTTGTACCGCGATAGCTTCTATGACGGCGGCTATTCTGAGAACACCATCCACACGATGAAGGCAGCGTTCCGGATGAATTACGCCTCTTACATTGACTCATCCCAGGCTGAAAAGCTGTCCACCTTCCTGGATGGATTGGTTGGTAGCGGTATCGATCAGATCTTCGTTCATTGCTATTACGGAGAATCCAGAAGTGGCGCGGTAGCGCTGTACCTCCAGAACAAACATGGATTCACTCCGAATAAGCCGATCACCAAGCCCAACCGAACAGTTTACGAATTGCTGTGCAATCCAACCAAGTTTGAACCACTGATGCAAAGCTACGAAACGCAACATATGGAGGAGGAACTACCTCTTCACCTCAAAATATGGGATTTTCTTCTCGTTGCGGTCGGGCTTAGGAGGTAACTTTGCACGACACAAACAATGACAAGGAAGAGCTAGTTTCACATGCGAAAGTAAATGTTCCGGCAGAACAAAGCATTCGCGGTGAACTGTTGCCGTCATCGAGCTCGCTCCGGAACATCCAGGACAACCCCGCCGTCGCCTATCTGGTGAGCCTCGGGTCAAAGCGAAGCAGGCAGACCATGAGCTCATTCCTCAACATTGTCGCCAAGATGATCGGGTTTCAGAACCTTCGTGACTGTGCATGGAGCTCAATGAGGCGGCACCACATATTGGCGGTGCTGGAAATGCTGGGGGATGCAGGGAAGGCTCCGGCAACGATCAACACCTACCTGTCAGCGCTCAAAGGGGTGGCTCTTGAAGCCTGGACGATGAAGCAAATTGATACGGATAGCTTCCAGCACATTAAGCAAGTCCGTTCAGTACGTGGATCTCGACTTCCTAAAGGGCGGGCACTTGAACGCCATGAGATTCGCAGCCTCTTTTTCACATGTGAAAGTGATTCAAGCGCCAAAGGGCTTCGGGATGCGGCCATTCTCGGGGTGCTCCTCGGGTGTGGCTTGCGCCGCTCGGAAATCGTTGCGCTGGACATGGGAAGCATGATCTACAAGGACCGCGCTCTCAAGGTTCTTGGCAAGGGCAACAAAGAGAGAATGGCGTATGTGCCTGGTGGCGCATGGAAAAGACTGGATAAGTGGGTTGAAGAGGTTCGAGGAACGCATGAAGGGCCTTTATTCCCGAGGATCAGGCGGTTTGATGATGTGACTGGAGAGCGGATGTCGGATCAGGCCATCTACCACATCTTGGAGACCAGAAGAGTTGAAGCCGGTCTGGAGATGTTTGCGCCCCATGACCTGCGACGCACCTTTGCCTCCTCGATGCTGGATAACGGTGAGGATATTGTGACCGTGAAGGACGCAATGGGCCACTCAAGCATTGCAACTACCCAGAAATATGACAGACGCGGCGATGAGCGTTTGAAGAGAGCGAGCCAACGCCTCGATATAGCGGATTAACAGCATGAATGATGAAGAACTCGAACTTGCCAGAGCCGAAGCCATGAAAGCCGATAGGTGCTTTTCAAAAGGACGGCTCAGGGACGAATTTCGGATGAAGCCTAAGCCAGGAGTAGAGCCAGTTTCGTTCTACAAAAACGGGTATGGTGGCCAATTTGGAGTGTACCGGATAGCAGATTGCCAACCAATGCGGAGAAGGGGTTGTTCACCGGCATCACAAAAGCAAATAAGGGCGCAATCCATCCTTTCGGTCAAGGCAAGAATGCGTAGCAACCTGGCAAAGGCCTCTGTCATGGCACAAAGGTGGGTCGCTCTGGAACCTCTGGTTCTCGATACCGAGACGACCGGACTTGGTGAAAGAGACCAGGTGATCGAGCTGGCTGTTACTGACATCAGAGGCGCGGTTCTCCTCTGCACCAGATTACGGCCAACCGTGGAAATAGACCCTCAGGCAATGGGTGTTCATGGCATCACCGAGACTGAGCTGTCGAATGAGCCTACGTGGACTCAAGTTGCGCCAGCTCTCGCCCGGCTTTTGTCGGGCCGTCATCTGGTGATATTTAACTCCAGTTTCGACAGTAGGATGTTGAGGCAAACAGCCAGTGCATTTGGAGACCAACTCTCTTGGTGGCAAGAGCAGAACTGTCTGTGCGCGATGAAGCTGGCGGCTGATGCCTTTGGCTCAACCAACCGGCACGGCACAATCTCACTTGCGGATGCCACCTGCGAGGCAGGTGTGAGCTGGAAAGGTCGAGCCCATTCAGCAGCGACCGACGCTATTGCCACCGCCGACTTGGTGACAGAGATAGCCAAAGTCCAACGTGACCTCGTGGTCCAGCTCCAGGAGCTTCAAAGCAAAGGTAATTTGGAATGACAGAACAATCCTACGGCGAAAGTCTCAAATTTTTCTCAGACTGGCAGAAGGACCCCGCGAAACGCACCGGCCTGAATGTGCAACACACGCTAACCAGAGGTGAATATCCTACGGTCAGCATCGAGATTGCGCCGATCAGGGCATCGGGGTCCAGCCCAGACTGGAAAAGCAAGATCACGGTGCAGCTCACTCGCGGCGAACTGACGGCGTTTTGCAGCGTTCTCTTTGGTTTGCGTAGCAAGGCTGAGGGTTCCTATCACGGCGACGCGAAGAATAAGAGCTTTGCGGTTTACAACAACGGCAAGGCCGGTGTTGCGATCATCCTTAGTGAGCGAGGAAACCAGCTCCAGAATTTCATCAATGATGACGACCGAATGGAGCTCGCAGTCTTCGCAGTTCGCCAGCTTTCCAACGCATGGAAAGTTACCCCTTCTGATGCCATCGCGCTGCTACGCCAATCAGCGTGGATGGACCGAAATTTGTCCTAATCGAGCAAATCTAGGCACTCTAAAAGTCGTCCTATAACCACAAAGTTAGACCATCATGCAAAGTGGGGTATAGAGGGTGCCAGCCCCACCCCAGCAGTCCCCCTCAGCCACATTTCTGGCTTGCCCCGCGCTTTTCTTCTTTCTCTCTTTTTCTCTCTCTTTCTCAATCTAATCTCACACACGAAGGTCAAACAGGGCACCCGCCGACGCGAAGCGGAGGCGTATTCTTGCCCCTCCCCCTCGTTGCATGATGGTCTAAATCTGTCTACTATGTAACCAATGAACTGTTAGAACAAACCCACACATAGGCGGCAGCATGGCTAAAAACTTCATATCAGAACAATTCTCGGCCATGTGCCGCGACTTAACGAACCTGTCCTCTCTTATCAAACGACTACCGCCACGGTACGCAAAAGTTGCGGCCATCCCTCCTACCGGAAAAGGAATGGAGAACGAGCCCGTCAACAAGATTGTCGTAACTGAACAAACTGGGCGCGAAGCTCTTGAGCTGGCAGCGCACAGCTACAGAGATCTTCACATCAACCCAGACTATTCGCAGAAGTCTGCCAGGCGCACCGTGGGGGTACTCTGGTTCTCCCCTTCCAGGATTGGTGTAGCTGACGAAATTGCGGCGACGGTTGAACGCATCAACGCGGCCAAAGCTGGTATCGAGGAGTTCATTATCTCGACGTACCCCACCAGGCAAGAGAGGTTTGAAGCACTTCGAGCGGACTGCCCTGGTGTCATGACTCTCCACCTTTACAGACAAATTCGGTGCTATACCAATGGCGACATCGACTCTATCCGCTTCACCTGGCAACGGAAGGACTCCTTGAAGAAGCCCGTAAAAGAGGAGCTTTTGCAACGCATCAGAGAGGAGCTGGAGCGATCTGGGCCAGACTATCAACTTCCCCTGGAGCAGCTTATCCAGAAGATCGCCAGCACCCCGGAGCCTTATCTCCGGGAGCGAAGGGAAGTAAAGGTTCAACCGGTGGCAAACGTCATGGCCGCAGGGGTACTCAAAACCGTTACCGCGCCAATGCCCCTGATCGTGCTCCAGGATAAGGATGTTCAGCTCAAATTGCTTCGTAACTTTGACGCCTCAGAACAACGCAAAACTCGATCTGATAAAGCGGCATCGGAAATCCTTGGCACCTTCGGTGGAGTCACTATCGAATCCTTCCCTGGATGAATCAGCGTGACCGCGTAACAAGGCTTTTCCGCAGCCGGAAGGGCTTTGTCCCACACAAACAATTCCAATCGACAGCAGCATGATATATAATTATGATAATTACCGTATTATCGTAATTATCGTAAACATTACAAATTAAAAGGAACGTTCTCATGGCAAGAAAATTGGTTGAGTTTGACGATGTAGCGGCTGCGGCCCAAAAGCTCAAGGACGCCGGTAAACGCCCAACGGTCATCGCTATCAGAGACATCATTGGCAAGGGGAGCTTTACCACCATTTCAACGTATCTCAAACAGTGGTCAGAGGAACACTCCCTCGATGAAGAGCTGGTAGAGGTAGTCCTTCCAGAATCGGTTATGAGCGATGCTGAGCTCTTCCTACAGAAGATCTATACGGTAGCCAAAGCAAGCGCCGATGAACAGCTTGAGCGCGAGCGTGAACTGCTACGACAGAAAGAAATTGAGTACCAGGAAGATATGCAGCAAGCCGTGGACATGGCAAATGATGCCACCGAACGGGCTGAGCTACTGGAGGAACAACTTGAAGCTCTCACCAACAAAAAATCAGAGCTCGATGCGGCCCTTGGTAAGGCAGAAAACTCGCTATCCCTCAAGTCTGCGGAGCTAGAACGCTCACTGGCTGACATTGATAAGCTGGAAAAGCGGATCGTTGAGTTGGAGGGCAAGCTGGAGGCGAAAGCCGCAGATCTGACCCGAGCACAGGATCACCTGGAGCAAGCTAAAAGCGAAAATCGCTCTTTGAGCCAAAAATTGGCAACTACAGAGGGTGAGTTGGAGGAGCAAAAAGGCAAGAGTATAGAGCAGACAGAAAAGCTCCGGGCCGCTCAGGAACAAAAAACATCGTTGAAAGAGCAGCTCGAAAATGTACAGGCCAAACTGGCCCAATCACAGGACTCCCTTGCCACAGCCAAAGCTCATGGCGAATCCGCTGAACGAGAGTGCCAGCGCCTATCTGGAGAGGTAGAAAAGCTGGACGCCAAATTATCCAGCGCCGAAGCAGAAGCTCGCGCTCTTGTTCAAGACAAAGGCATGATGGCTGGTCAGTTGCAGGAAAAAGACCAGCAGGCCAAGAGCCTCGAACAAAGACTCAATGATGCACTGACCAAAATTTCTGGGTTGGAGCAAGAGCTCGCTAAAGCTGGTAAGGGAGGGAAAAAGAAAGAGGAAAACTGATGGCGCGAAAGGCTAAATATTCAGAAGAGTGGCGACACAGAGCTGCGGCTCTTCAAACCAAGATTGAGGAGGCTATGACACTAGCCACCTCATCTATTGGCGACTATCGCTGGTTACACCGTCTCCATAGTTGGGTTACGGAGGTGGCTCAAGGTAAAGCCCCAGACTGGTGGACAGATCTGGATTGTGAAGTATCCCTCCCCCGAGAAGAAAAGCGGATCAGTACGTTCCTCTCGACACAAAAGAAGCGCATCACTCTCCAGATGTGTTTGTCGTAGGGGGCCTCATGAAACAACTTCCTCCTGACACACCAGAACAATCACTGATCACTCAGTACAAAGGGCCTCGCCTTGTCGTTAAGGCCTACGCTGGAACGGGTAAAACCACGACACTGGTGAAGTACGCCCACAACAACCTCGATTCACGTATCCTCTACTTGGCATACAACAGGGCTATCCGCGACGAGGCAAGAGAAAAGTTTCCTGCAAACGTAGACTGCAAAACGTCCCACCAGCTTGCCTACGCCACTATAGGAAGGGGCTACCAGCACAAACTCTCCGGCAACCTAAGGCTCACCGATATTGCCCAAGCGGTGAATACCAAGAACTGGACGTTTGCCAAAGATATTCTCGATACGCTCAACGCCTTTATGTGTAGTGCAGACATGCGGATTCTTTATACGCATTTTGCTCGCGCCGATACGGGTAAAGTGCTTACGTCCAAACAGGAGAGATACCAAATCCAGGTGGTCGAAGGTGCTGAGCTCATATGGAAACGGATGACAAACGTTCAAGATCCGTTCCCGACCGTACACGATTGCTACCTCAAACAGTATCAGCTCGGGA
It contains:
- a CDS encoding tyrosine-type recombinase/integrase, producing the protein MHDTNNDKEELVSHAKVNVPAEQSIRGELLPSSSSLRNIQDNPAVAYLVSLGSKRSRQTMSSFLNIVAKMIGFQNLRDCAWSSMRRHHILAVLEMLGDAGKAPATINTYLSALKGVALEAWTMKQIDTDSFQHIKQVRSVRGSRLPKGRALERHEIRSLFFTCESDSSAKGLRDAAILGVLLGCGLRRSEIVALDMGSMIYKDRALKVLGKGNKERMAYVPGGAWKRLDKWVEEVRGTHEGPLFPRIRRFDDVTGERMSDQAIYHILETRRVEAGLEMFAPHDLRRTFASSMLDNGEDIVTVKDAMGHSSIATTQKYDRRGDERLKRASQRLDIAD
- a CDS encoding 3'-5' exonuclease, whose product is MNDEELELARAEAMKADRCFSKGRLRDEFRMKPKPGVEPVSFYKNGYGGQFGVYRIADCQPMRRRGCSPASQKQIRAQSILSVKARMRSNLAKASVMAQRWVALEPLVLDTETTGLGERDQVIELAVTDIRGAVLLCTRLRPTVEIDPQAMGVHGITETELSNEPTWTQVAPALARLLSGRHLVIFNSSFDSRMLRQTASAFGDQLSWWQEQNCLCAMKLAADAFGSTNRHGTISLADATCEAGVSWKGRAHSAATDAIATADLVTEIAKVQRDLVVQLQELQSKGNLE
- a CDS encoding DNA replication terminus site-binding protein, which translates into the protein MAKNFISEQFSAMCRDLTNLSSLIKRLPPRYAKVAAIPPTGKGMENEPVNKIVVTEQTGREALELAAHSYRDLHINPDYSQKSARRTVGVLWFSPSRIGVADEIAATVERINAAKAGIEEFIISTYPTRQERFEALRADCPGVMTLHLYRQIRCYTNGDIDSIRFTWQRKDSLKKPVKEELLQRIREELERSGPDYQLPLEQLIQKIASTPEPYLRERREVKVQPVANVMAAGVLKTVTAPMPLIVLQDKDVQLKLLRNFDASEQRKTRSDKAASEILGTFGGVTIESFPG
- a CDS encoding DNA-binding protein; protein product: MARKLVEFDDVAAAAQKLKDAGKRPTVIAIRDIIGKGSFTTISTYLKQWSEEHSLDEELVEVVLPESVMSDAELFLQKIYTVAKASADEQLERERELLRQKEIEYQEDMQQAVDMANDATERAELLEEQLEALTNKKSELDAALGKAENSLSLKSAELERSLADIDKLEKRIVELEGKLEAKAADLTRAQDHLEQAKSENRSLSQKLATTEGELEEQKGKSIEQTEKLRAAQEQKTSLKEQLENVQAKLAQSQDSLATAKAHGESAERECQRLSGEVEKLDAKLSSAEAEARALVQDKGMMAGQLQEKDQQAKSLEQRLNDALTKISGLEQELAKAGKGGKKKEEN